The Labilithrix sp. nucleotide sequence AGCCGCTCTTCGGCTCCGATCGCATCGTCGGCGCGGAGATCTCCGCCGGCCGCGGCCTCCCCGTCATCCTCTCGACCCGCCTCGTGCGGATGACGAAGTGCGCGCCCTACCGCTACGACGCGAACGGGAACATCGACACCAACCTGCTCGATCGCCCGATCGGCACCTGCAACGAGACCGACCGCGAGGCTTGGCTCGACGATCTCCCGTCCACGATCGGCCCCGTCATCGCCGCCCGCAACACGACGAACATCGGACAGAGCATCGAGGTCCCGAGCTTCTGGGGCCACGGCAACTTCTACCTCGAGGGCGCGTTCCAGCGGCGCGAGCCGGAGCGCGTCCGCGCCGCGCACATCGACGGCAACGCGCTCTACGCGTCGCTCGTGAACACGGGGGGACCGATCGCGAACACGCTCGAGGTGAAGAGCTACCGCAACTACTACCCGCTCGCGGGGAGCGTGAACGTCACGCGCGCGGCCGCGTTCTCGAACATCGCCTACTCGATCCCGCCGACCGCGGAGCCGATCATCGCGGACTCGATGTTCGGCAACTACAACGTCTGCGTGAACAGCGCGCGCGATCGCTTCGACTATCGCTTCACGCCGACGTTCCTCGCCTACGGCGCCTACGCGTACTCGGTCTCGAAGTCGGAGATCTTCGGCGGCGAGTGCGACCGCTGGGGCAAGAGCACGGGGCAGCCCGCGGTCAACACGACGAACTTCATCCACGACGGCACGCTCGGGGTGGAGGCGCGCTTCGACGACGACAAGTCGGCGCTCTTCGCGAACGTCGTCGCGCGCCACGACGTCATCGACAACGGCACGCCCTACTACCGCGAGCTCGCGGCGCAGTACTCGTTCACGAAGTACATCAAGGGTCCGTACTCGGTCGAATTCGCGGGCCGCCATCGCTACCGCGTCCAGGACGGAGAGAACATCCGCGGCCCGACCAAGGGCGAGCCTTGGTGGCAGGGGGAGCATCAGACGGTGCTGAAGGTCGCGCCGAAGTGGGTCGTCTCGCAGGGCGTCGAGTACACGACGCTCGTCGGCCTGCCGACCTACTACATCAACGGGAGCGTGCTCTACCGCTTCACGAGCGAGTCCAACATCCGTCTCTACGCCGGCCAAAATCGTGGCGGATTGCGATGCATCAGCGGGATCTGTCGTATTTTCCCAGCGTTCAGCGGCGTCAGGGCCGAGCTCACCCTTCGTTTCTGAGCCGTGTCCGTGCCATCGGGTGGGCCCTCTGCTACCTCTTAAGCGTGCTTCGCTTGCGATGTGCGGCTCCCCTCATCGCCGCCTTCTTCCTCGCCTCCGCCTGCGGCTCGGATACGACCACGACGGCCGATCCGAACGCCGCTGGTCCGAACTTCCCTCCGACGGAGGGCAAGGGCGGCACCGTCATCGACCTGAGCGGTGACAGCCGACGCGGCAAGTCGCGGAGCTGCGCGAAGTCGAACCCCGGCACCGACAACAAGTGTGGCGGCGTCGCGGGCGACGACAAGGCGCTCGGCAACACGGACTGCTGCGAGACGCGCGTGGTCCAGGGCGGCTCGTACAACCGCTTCAACAACCCGAAGTTCCCGGCGACGGTCTCGACCTTCCAGCTCGACACGTTCCTCGTCACCGCGGGCCGCTTCCGCGCGTGGGTCGACGAGATGAAGGGCAACCTCCGCTCGAGCTCTCCTCCCGCCGGCGCGGGCGCGCACCCGAAGATCCCGAACAGCGGCTGGCGCACGGAGTGGAACCGCTTCCTCCCGACGAGCCGCGCCGAGGTCGATCGCATGTTCAGCCGCGAGGACAGCGTCGAGGGCAACCTCGCCTGCCAGTTCGGGACGAACATCTACGAGCAGGGCGCGCTAACGTGGTGGACGGCGCAGCTCGAGAAGGAGATCAAGGACACGACGGAGGACGAGGACGTCCGCGCCGAGAACACGAAGGAGGCGCTCGATCGGAAGCCGATCAACTGCATCCCGTGGCAGGTGCTCTTCGCGTTCTGCATCTGGGACGGCGGCCGCCTCCCGACCGACGCCGAGTTCGGCTACGCCGCGGCGGGCGGCAGCGAGCAGCGCCGCTTCCCGTGGGGCAACATGGAGGACGGCGATCTCGCCCCGATCGGCGACCTCCAGAACGTGTCGTTCGTCCCGACGTTCACGGCGGGCAAGAAGTACATGGCGGCGCGGCTGTGGGACACGCGCATCGGCAACGGCAAGAACGTCTTCGAGGACAACTACGGCCTGACGTGGGGCGCGAACACGTTCGACGAGGTCCTCGGCAACGCGCAGCACATCATGCCGGTCGGCCGCCGCCCCGACGGCGCGGGCAAGTGGGGGCAGCTCGATCTCGCGGGCAACATGTTCGAGTGGATGCTCGACGAGGGGCCGATCCAGCCCGGCACGTGCAAGGACTGCGCGAACGTCGACTTCCCGAAGCCGACCGAGTTCGACCCGAAGGTCGACATGGATCCGGAGCGCAAGCCCGACTTCCACAACAAGACGGCCGGCGGCGTGAGCTGGTGGCGCGGCGGCGCGCGCTCGATCCGCGGCGGCGCCTGGGACAACGCGTACATGCTGTCGAACTCGCCGACCGAGGGCGAGATCGACTACTACACGGCGTACCCGCTGCTCCGCACCTATCGCTCGCTCGGCGGCCGCTGCGCGCGCAACCCCGACTAGCGCTCACGGCGGGATCAGCACCGGCGCGGTGAGGGTCTCGAGGAAGCTCGGGAGGAGCGTCACCGAGCTTTGATCGAAGGTCGGGACCCACTGCTCCGTCGTGCCGATCGCGCGCGGATCGGCGTGAGGGAGGCCGCGGGTGGAGTAGTGCGCCGCGACCTCGAGGAGATCGGGGAAGGTGCCGCCGTGGCCGAAGGGCGCGGAGCCGGGGAGGCCGCGGAGCGGGGGCGTCTTGAAGGAGCCGAGCATCGCCGCGCTCTCGGCCGGGACCTTCTTCGCCGCCGAGGGCGCGTCGCTCCACTTCGACGACGCGAGGAACTCCGCGCCGGCGAGCTTCTTCACGCCGTCGGCGCGCCCGAGGTCGGCGGCGTCGTCCTGGCGTCCGGTCGGGAAGCGGAGGACGTGGAACGCGTCGTCGGTGAGGCGCGGGCCGTAGTGACACTGCGCGCAGCCGCTCTCGAAGAACATGTGGAGCCCGTCCTTCTGCTGCTTGCTCAGCGCGGCGAGGTCGCCGCCGGCGTACGCGTCGAACGAGTTGGTCCCGACCGAGAGCGAGCGCTCGAACGCAGCGAGCGCCTTGCCGACGTTGACGAAGACGCGCGTCACGCGCTCCTTGTCCGCGTCGGAGAGCGCGTCGTACGCGGCGTCGCCGGGCTTTCCCTCCGGCGGCAACGCCGCGATCGCGGCCGCGGGGAGCGGGTACTTCGCGCCGAACACCGCGTCGTACTTGGTCGCGTACGACTCGGCGATGCGGTGCGCGATGAAGAGGCGGCTCGACCCGTGCTCGCGCGCGTCCTCGAACGGAAGGAGCGCCTGCATCCACAGCGTGTCGGCGCGCCCGTCCCAGAACTGCCAGCGCGAATAGGCCGCGAGCGCGACGCCGGGCGTGTTGCGATCGACCTTCGCGACGCCCTCGGACTGCGGCAAGCCGTCGGTGAAGCCGAGCCCTTCCATGTGGCACGTCGCGCACGACGTCTTCGCGTTGGGGGAGAGGGTGGGGTCCTCGAAGAGCGTGTGCCCGAGCGACGCGGCGCCGGGATCGTCCTCGTAGGCGTTCGTGGGATCGGGCGGCGGGCGCTCGCCCTTCCACTGCATCCCGCGGATGAGGTCCATCTGCTCGGCGTGGAACAGCCCGTCGACGAGCGGCGTGCGCGGCGCCGGCACCGGCTCGGCGCCGTCGACGTCCGCGATCGACGACGCGACGCGCGCGAACAGCGCGTCCGGCGGCGGATCGCCCGCGCTGCGCAGGATCTTCATCGTGCGCGTGTCGATGAAGACGTAGACCGGCAGCGGCAACCGCGTCGCGAGCGCGGGCCCGAACGTGAACGCGGGGTCTTTCGCGACGAGCCGCGGCGCGTCGATCTTGGAGCGCCAGTCGACGAGCGCCTCCGTGTCCGGCGCGTCGTTGTCCCGATCGGCGACGAGGAGATCGAGGAGCACGAGCCGCTCCGCGAAGCGCGGCTCCTCGAGGAGCGCCTTCGTATGCGCGACGTGCCACTGACACGTCCCGCACCACGCCCCGCTCGTCCGCACGACGAGGACGCGCGACCGCGGCGCGCACGGCTCGTAGAACGAGTCGAGCGCGACCGGCCCGTCGACCCCTTCGAACGTGAGCCCCGGCGGCACCACCCCGTCCGTCTCGAGCGCATACGGCCCGGCCGGATACACCGCGACGGGCTCCCCGTCGATACAAACGCCGCTCGCCTGCGCGGGGGGAGGAGGCGGCGGATCGTCGCTCCCGCACGCGACGACGACGGCGAGCGCGAGGGAGGAGACGAGGACGGAGCGGCTCATCACGGCTCACCACGTGATGACGCCGGGCGCGCGGGCGAGCTTCTTGTCGCTCGGCGAGAAGAGGACGAGCGCGAGGCCGCCGGCGAGGAGGGCGCCGCCGGCGATCATCGTCACGGTGGAGACCGTCGCGTAGCCGTAGGCGGTGTCGGCCTCCTCGATCGAGCTGCGCGGGCAGCCGCGGATCCCGTCGACGCGGCACGACGCCGTCGCCGCGTTGTAGGTGCTCGCGGCGAAGAGCGCGAAGAGGCCGCCGACCGTGAGGCCGACCGCGCCCGCGGCGCTCGTCGCGACGCCGGCGATCTCCATCGGCGACCACTTCGCCGGCGGAGGCTTCTTGAGCTGGCCGAAGCCGGGAGGCAGCGCCGTCACCGGACGCGGCGGCTCCGGCGGCGGCGGGAGCTTCTCGAGCAACGGCAGCTCGAAGGTCGCGTCGCCCTCGTCGACCGAGAGCTTCTTCTCGATCGAGATGTAGCCGTCCGCGCCGGCGCCGACGACGTGCTCGCCGGGGTCGACCGGGATCGCGACGCCCCACTCGCCGGGCGCGAGCTTCGCGCCGTCGCGCGTGACGACGAGCCCCGGCACCTTCGCCCAGTCGCTCACGGCGATCGTGAGGCGAAGGAGCTTCGGCTCGAGCGCCTCCGCGCGCGCGCGCGCGGTCGCCTCCCAGTCGCTCTTCTGCCCCTTCCGCGCGAGCACCTCCGCTTCGCGGAACGCGCCCCACGCGCTCGCGGTCTGCCCGTTCTTCTCGTAGCAGTTGGCGAGGTTCAGGAGCGTGCTCGCCTTCGGGTCGGCCTCCTGGCTCGCGAGGAACTTCGGGCACGCGTGCGCGAAGTCGCCCGCCTCCGCGTCGGCGAGCGCGCTGTCGAAGAGCTGCTGCGCGCGCGCGCGGTTGTCGGCCTTGACCGGAGGCTCGCTCGGCGGCGGCTCGTCGGCGCGGGCCGCGGTCGGGGTCACGGTCGCGGTCGCGAAGCAGAGCACGCCGGCGACGACGAACGACGCGGCGCGCTTCATTCGCGGACCTTGATGAACCCGGACGGATCGGTCGGCGTCGCGGACGCCGAGGCCTTCGGCTTGGGCTTCGGCGTGGCCGCGATCGCGGTCACGGGCGCGGTCGTCGTCACGGGCGCGAGCGGCGTCGCGGGCGCGGGCGGCGTCGAGACGAGCGTGCTCTCCGCGGGCGGCGGGATCTCGGGCACGACCGTCGGCGGCGGGAGCGGCTGCACGACGATCGCCTCCGGCGCCGGCCCCGCGGTGAGCGGCGGCGGCGTCGATCCGCGCGTGAGCACGAACGAGACGATCATCACGAGCGTGGCGAGGCCGCCGATCGCGATCGGCGCGCGCCAGCTCTTCTTCGCCGGGTGCGCGCGCGAGCTCGTCGCGCCCCACGCCGAGGAGGCCGGGATCGTGTCCGGGCTCAGCTCGTCGTCACCGACGTTCGGCGCGCGCTCCGTCTTCGCGCTGCCGGTGATGACCTGCTCGTCCTGCTTCACGACCGCGCGCTTGCCGCTGACGGTCACCGCCTTCGCCGGATGCACCGGCAGCTTCGACTCGCTCTTCGGGCGCGGAGGGCGCGGAGGGCGCGAGCCCGAGGCGAGCGTCGCGACGGTGCGCGCGGCGGAGCCCTTGTCGCGCTCGCGCGCGAACGGCTCGAGCGCGTTCGCGAGCTCGCCGATGTCGTTCCAGCGCGCGTCCGCCTCCTTCTCGAGGCAGCGCATCACGACGTCGCTCAGCGCGCGCGGGATCTCGGGGCGGTGCTCGTGGACCGGGACGCAGCCCTCCTGCGCGACCTTGAAGCAGAGGTCCATCAAGGTGTCGGCCTCGAACGGGACGTGACCGGAGAGGAGCTCGTACGAGATCGCGCCGAGCGCCCAGATGTCGGATCGCTCGTCGACGTACTTGGACGACCGCATCTGCTCCGGCGCCATGTAGAGCGGCGAGCCGAGGAGCATCTCCGTCTTCGTGAGCGAGAGCATGTCGCTCGAGCTCGGATCGATCGACTTCGAGATGCCGAAGTCGAGCACCTTCACCACCTCCGCCCCGTCACCGCGCGTGAGGAACAGGTTCGCGGGCTTGAGATCGCGGTGCACGATCCCGATCGCGTGCGCCTCGGCGAGGCCCTCGCAGGCCTGGAGGATCCAGCTCACCACGTCCGAGATCGGGAACGGTCCGCCCGCCGCGGCCTTGATCTCGGCGCCGAGGTCCTTGCCCTCGAGGAGCTCCATCACGATGTACGCGCGCCCGTCGTCCATCCGGCCGACGTCGAGCGTCTTCGCGACGTGCGGCCCCTTCAGCTTCACCGACGCCTTCGCCTCGCGCATGAAGCGGCCGATGAGCTCGTCGCTCGCCTGCGCCTGCGGCAAGAGGAACTTGAGCGCGACGCGCCGCTCCTCTTCGAGGTGCATCGCCGAGACGACGATGCCCATCCCGCCCACGCCGATCACCTTCTCGATGCGATATTTCGCGGCGAGGACTTCGCCCTCTTGCACGGGCGCGATCGGGAGCTGGGCGGTGGCGGCCATCCGGCCTCCCGATTTTACAGGCTCTAACGGGGAAATGCCGCGGCATTTCCGCCGTCGACGGTGACGACGCACCCGGTGGTGGCGCGAGCACGAGCGAGATAGGCGAACGCCTCCGCGACGTCCCGGGCGAGGACCTCCCGCTGGAGGAGGTTCGAGCGGAAATACTCGTCCACCGTGATGCCGCGCGCCTTGGCGCGGAGCTCGACCAGCGGCGGGGCGCCGGGCTCGGCCTGGAGGAAGATGTTGGTCCGGATGCGATCGGCGTTGACGGCGTTGGACCGGATCCCGCTCCCGGCGAGGTCGACCGCGTATTGCCGCATGAGCGACACGAGCGCCGCCTTGGCGACGGCGTAGGGCCCGAACCCGGGTCCCTGGTTGAAGGCGCTCTTGCTCGCGTTGAAGGAGACGGATCCGCCGCGACGTTGGAGCTTCATCGTCTCCGCCGCGGCGCGCGCGACGTGGACGTGCGCGAGGAGGTTCACGTCGAGCGAGGCTCGCAGCGCGCCCTCCCCTTCCTTCGTGTCGAGCCGTCCCTCCGCCGCCATGCCGGCGTTGCTCACGACGCAGTCGACGCCGCCGAACGTGAGCGCGGCGACCGCGAACGCGTGCGCGACGTCGCTCTCGCTCGTGACGTCGCAGCGCACCGCCGCCGTCTGCGCCTTCTTGCCGATGCTCTTCACCGCGTCGGCGAGCGCGCCCTCGTCGCGATCGCACAGCACCACGTGCGCGCCGAGCTCGACGAAACACGCCGCGGTGGCGCGCCCGATCCCCGACGCGGCGCCGGTGACGAGCGCGACGGTGCGCGCGAGCGGCAGGTCGGCCGACGGCTTCAGCTTCGCCTGCTCGAGGCTCCAGTATTCGACGTCGAAGAGGTCATCGAGCCCGACCGGCGCGTAGGCGCCGACGTTCTCGGCGCGCGCGATCACGTCGAGGGTGTGCTCGTAGACGTCGGCCGCGATCTCGGCGTCCTTCTTCGTCTTCCCCACCCCGAGGATCCCGACCTTGGGCACGAGCACGATCCGCGGCCACGGATCGAGCTTCTTGCGGCTCAGCCCGCGGCGCTTGGTGACGTCGTCGAAGTACGCGTCGTAGCGCGCGGCGTAGGCGGCGATCGCGGCCTCCGGATCGTCCGCCGGCCCGCGGAGGTGGAGCGGCCACGGCTTCGTGCGGATCACGTGATCGGGCGTGGCGCACCCGCGCTGCGTGAGCGCGTGCGCGTCGGGCCGATCGAGGAACGCGAGGATGGCGGGCGAGCTCCGGAGCGCGACGATGGGCCCGCGCTCGGGCTCGTCTTTCGCGGCGGCGGCGAGCGCGCCGCGCACCGCGACGACGCAGCGGGCGAGCTCGGCCTCCGTCAGCGCGCCGTCGCTCTCGTTCTCGCTCTTGCTCTCGCTCGTGCTCGTGCTCGTGCTCGTCACGGGCAGGAGCGGCGCGCGCTCCTCGCAGCGCGTGACCGCTTCGATCATGCGCTCGTAGCTCTCCTTCGCGGTGTCGCCGAAGGTGAAGATGCCGTGCCGCTCGAGCACCATCACGGTCGGCGCGCGCCCCTCCTTCACCGCCGCGTCCCACGCGACCTTGCACGCCCGCGCGAGCCCGAACCCGGGCATGACGTAGGGGATGAAGAGCAGCTTGTCCCCGAAGAGCACGTCGCACCGCGCCCGCGCGTCGTCCTGATCGACGATCGCGAGGAGCGCGTCGGCGTGGGTATGGTCGATGAACTTGGCGGGGAGCGCCGCGTGCAGCAGCGTCTCCACGCTCGGCGTCGGCGCCCCGGCGTCGAGCAGCGCGAGCCGCAGCTCGTTGACCATCTGCTCGTCGGTCATCGACTCGCGCGCGAGGAGCTTCATGAGCGGCTCCATCCGCACGGCGGGGTGTCCGGGCGGCTCGATCGTGGCGAGGTCCCAGCCCGACCCTTTCACGTGGAGCACGCTCACGCTCTCGCCGAGCGCGGTCGTGGCCTCGGCCTTCACGCTCGTGTTGCCGCCGCCGTGCAGGACGAGCGCAGCGTCCGCGCCGAGGAGCCGCGCGCTGTACGTCCGGAGCGCGAGCTCCTCGCTGACGCCGGCCCCTCGTTCCCGCACCGCGCGCGCGGCCGCCTCGTCGTCCCACCGGCTCTTCATCGGCCGGAGGTTCTACTACGGCGCGGGCTGAGCGACGACGGTTGCGTTGAGGACGTTGACGACGTCCCCGTCGGAGATGAGCTCGATCGTGGCCTCTCCCACCTGGAGCCCGGTGAACGTGTAGTCGTCGCGCGACTGGACCGCTGCGACTTCGATGATGTCGGGCCGGGTCGAGCGCATCGTGAGGGGCATCGGCTCGTCGTCGTCGTCGTAGATGACGACGTGGGCCTTCACGATGTTGCCCTCGGTGATGCGGACGCTCGTGGGCGTCACGGCGTCGGTCGAGCTGAAGCTGGTCCCTTGAATGGAGCTCACGACCGCGGTGACGTCGGTGCGCTGATACGAGTCGCACCCGGCCGCGAGCGCGGCGACGGCGGCGGTAAGCAAGAGCGAGGCGAGGCGTTTCATTCGACGGTGACCTCCAGCTGCGGGTTGAAGCCGCCGGCGTCGACGGCGAGGGTGGCCTTGCCGGCCTCGACCGCGACGAGCTTCGCGACGCCGTCCGACACGGACTCGATGCGCGCGACGTTGTCGGGCGTCACGGTCCATCGCGCGGGCAGCGATCCGGCGAGCGGCCGGCTCGCCGCCTCCGCCGCGATGCGGAGGTTCTTCACCGCCCCGGCGCCGAGCGTCACGCTCGTGAGCTTCGCCGGCGCGCGGACGAGCGAGTCATCGGCGTCGAGGACGACGACGGCGTCGGGCTTCACGACGCGGAGCGAGACGAAGTCGGCGGTCCCGCCCGCCGCGGTCTGCGCCACGATCGTCCCCCACCCTTCGCGCGAGATCGCGGCGATGCGGTTGTCGGGTGCGCCGGTGAAGAACGGCGGGTTCCCGCGCACGGTGATCCCGGCCGAGTCCTCGCGCACGTCGAAGATGGTGACGTTGAGGTCTTCGTTGCGCCGGTACCGAATCCGAAACGTCGACCCGAGCGCGACCCCGTCGCGGGGGAACTTCTCCGCGTCCCCCGCGGACCAGAAGTGGCAGTCGACGCCGTCCTCGCATTGAAAGAGGAATCCGC carries:
- a CDS encoding bifunctional aldolase/short-chain dehydrogenase, which produces MKSRWDDEAAARAVRERGAGVSEELALRTYSARLLGADAALVLHGGGNTSVKAEATTALGESVSVLHVKGSGWDLATIEPPGHPAVRMEPLMKLLARESMTDEQMVNELRLALLDAGAPTPSVETLLHAALPAKFIDHTHADALLAIVDQDDARARCDVLFGDKLLFIPYVMPGFGLARACKVAWDAAVKEGRAPTVMVLERHGIFTFGDTAKESYERMIEAVTRCEERAPLLPVTSTSTSTSESKSENESDGALTEAELARCVVAVRGALAAAAKDEPERGPIVALRSSPAILAFLDRPDAHALTQRGCATPDHVIRTKPWPLHLRGPADDPEAAIAAYAARYDAYFDDVTKRRGLSRKKLDPWPRIVLVPKVGILGVGKTKKDAEIAADVYEHTLDVIARAENVGAYAPVGLDDLFDVEYWSLEQAKLKPSADLPLARTVALVTGAASGIGRATAACFVELGAHVVLCDRDEGALADAVKSIGKKAQTAAVRCDVTSESDVAHAFAVAALTFGGVDCVVSNAGMAAEGRLDTKEGEGALRASLDVNLLAHVHVARAAAETMKLQRRGGSVSFNASKSAFNQGPGFGPYAVAKAALVSLMRQYAVDLAGSGIRSNAVNADRIRTNIFLQAEPGAPPLVELRAKARGITVDEYFRSNLLQREVLARDVAEAFAYLARARATTGCVVTVDGGNAAAFPR
- a CDS encoding SUMF1/EgtB/PvdO family nonheme iron enzyme, whose protein sequence is MLRLRCAAPLIAAFFLASACGSDTTTTADPNAAGPNFPPTEGKGGTVIDLSGDSRRGKSRSCAKSNPGTDNKCGGVAGDDKALGNTDCCETRVVQGGSYNRFNNPKFPATVSTFQLDTFLVTAGRFRAWVDEMKGNLRSSSPPAGAGAHPKIPNSGWRTEWNRFLPTSRAEVDRMFSREDSVEGNLACQFGTNIYEQGALTWWTAQLEKEIKDTTEDEDVRAENTKEALDRKPINCIPWQVLFAFCIWDGGRLPTDAEFGYAAAGGSEQRRFPWGNMEDGDLAPIGDLQNVSFVPTFTAGKKYMAARLWDTRIGNGKNVFEDNYGLTWGANTFDEVLGNAQHIMPVGRRPDGAGKWGQLDLAGNMFEWMLDEGPIQPGTCKDCANVDFPKPTEFDPKVDMDPERKPDFHNKTAGGVSWWRGGARSIRGGAWDNAYMLSNSPTEGEIDYYTAYPLLRTYRSLGGRCARNPD
- a CDS encoding protein kinase; amino-acid sequence: MAATAQLPIAPVQEGEVLAAKYRIEKVIGVGGMGIVVSAMHLEEERRVALKFLLPQAQASDELIGRFMREAKASVKLKGPHVAKTLDVGRMDDGRAYIVMELLEGKDLGAEIKAAAGGPFPISDVVSWILQACEGLAEAHAIGIVHRDLKPANLFLTRGDGAEVVKVLDFGISKSIDPSSSDMLSLTKTEMLLGSPLYMAPEQMRSSKYVDERSDIWALGAISYELLSGHVPFEADTLMDLCFKVAQEGCVPVHEHRPEIPRALSDVVMRCLEKEADARWNDIGELANALEPFARERDKGSAARTVATLASGSRPPRPPRPKSESKLPVHPAKAVTVSGKRAVVKQDEQVITGSAKTERAPNVGDDELSPDTIPASSAWGATSSRAHPAKKSWRAPIAIGGLATLVMIVSFVLTRGSTPPPLTAGPAPEAIVVQPLPPPTVVPEIPPPAESTLVSTPPAPATPLAPVTTTAPVTAIAATPKPKPKASASATPTDPSGFIKVRE